From Xiphophorus couchianus chromosome 7, X_couchianus-1.0, whole genome shotgun sequence:
AGACATCTGGAGCTTTATTAGCCGTCACAGGATTAATAGACTCTTTATTACCCAGAGCAATTAAGGAGTTAATTGCTGATAAAATAGGGCCCATTGAGAACGAACATGCAAAGAAGATAGATATGAACAAGAACATAATCAAAGCAAAGCAGACGGCGGCATATGTGcaaatgtctgtgtgtgtctgactgtgtgtgtttgtgggtgaGTGTGTTGCCAGTTTATGAatctcttgattttttttttcctctccatctctGTTATTCTGCAATGCCTTGTAAGACCACCAGGAGGTACGTGAGAGTTATTCGCATGAACTTCAAACAGAACTTAAATCCCAGTTTATCACTGACATCACCTTCCTTCCTTTGAAGGTTGCATTCAGTTTTGATTGAGCGCATGCCTCTGTGAGAAGGAatagaacacacacacacaaggacaAAGCTCCTGCAGTTCTGATGGATGCTTAGAAAACTGGACTGCAGTCGCAAACGTCTGTTTGGAGAGcagcagaaacataaagacaaaatgcaGCCATGGCAGGcgattatattttttatgttgttaaaaCAACTATTTTGTTAAACCTGGAAGTTTCtgtaggaaaacaaaaatcagtaaATGTCCCCTGTAATAGGTTTCTGCCTGAAACGCCTTCAGATGTATGATTGTTCAGAGATAAGTATGATTTTCTAAGTTTACATACTCCTGTTAAACTAGCTGccatgcaaaaaaatatgacattgacagataatttcacatttttcatctctaaaaacacaacacaatcCAACCAAGCAAACAAATATCTGCTggggaaaatgtaaaataaggaTGCAATAATCTTGTTGCATAAGTGTGCAAAACCTTTAAGCCAAGACTTTGTTCAAACTGCTTTTAATTCAATTCTTCTTGATTTCTCATCTGCCATCAAACACCGTGAATCTAAGTAATAACAAAGATCAGTCACCTTTTCCAATTAAATTTTCATTGTGTCTGATTATTTGCATCTTTGAGCCAATGCCTCAATTTCCAGAAAAGTTGCAAAGGATCAAAAATGATCGTACTGTAAAAGGATATCAGTCAGgagcaaagaacaaaacaatctCCAGGATGTTATTTCATACATATGAAATGAACAGAGATTTAACGCTATTCACATTATAAGAGCTCAATGTTATgttcaaaatgtggaaaaagtctgAACTTATTAAAATTCTACCCCAGTACTCGAAAATGAAAACTGGCCCTGTCATGTTGATGGATCTGTCCATATACATTAGATATTATACTTGCCTATAAAAATTCAACAGTAGTTTTAACTTGTGTCAAAATAGGTTAATTATAAAACCACTTTAGATTGCACACTTTTAGATATGtatgtgcatatatatatatatatatacacaaacaGATACACCGCAAGACGAAACGCATACATGCAGTCCAACAAACACTTGTTAAGCTCTTGATTGCTGCTATTGAGCTGAAACCGATGGAAATGATTTCTCTCTTGAGGTCAACCTGGAGAGACGACGCTATTTTATGGTTTGTTCGTTCTCTGGCctagatatataaaaaaaaaatcttctttaacTTTGTGTCGATCGCAGAAGGTGCCTGACATCTGTCTGTTCTTTGCTCTACTTCCcgtttctttctctttatttagTTGCTGTAGCAGAAGGAGCGAGACGAGAATTGCTCAAACGTCTGATCTGAAGAGTCTGTGCTTCTCTTTCCACTTTCTTCAATGGAATACTCTAAGATTAATACAACTCAAATGAACTATtatgtgttaaaatgaaaaaacatatttttatttaaacaaatttaatgtcTCACTTTATTCACTGGGAGAGGCAAAACAATAATACTCTACTGCAGAAAACAGATAAAGTCAGAAAGAttggtatatttttattttctttttacatttgatgCTTCATTTTAGTAAATCATAACTTTTAttagatttgcttttttttcttttaggttgAACACTGTAAAAATCCTTATCCTTTGAGAAGATTTTGAAAGTATACCATACCTAGTTTTCTCtatctaaataaaaaccatgacacaaataacaaaacagatACTCCCTAAAACATACAGTCGTACAAATGTACGACAcccattaaatattcagttctttaataaaaaaaacttcatgtATAAATGTCTTGATTTTCTCAATCTTGTTTTTGAAGCGTGGGGAATCAGgactttctattttttcttaattctcaGCAAATCTATGGTGGACTTACTtgtatgttttggatcattgtttTGTGGAGGGGTCCACTTATCCTTCAACTTCAGTTTCTCAAGTATCCTCTGATGTATGGTAGCCTTAATGGTAGAGGCTGCAATCATGATGATGTCTTATGAAACATTTGCAAACCATCTCCTCGATGAGTCAAAGTTGGTATGAAGTTCCCTTCTTCTAATGCTCTATTTAGTTTATGAGGAAAATCTTCTTTGCTCTGTAATCTGGATAACTAAAGACTAGACTCATCtgtccaaagaaaaacaaatttccaCAAGTGCTGGTGCTTCAACATTTTCACCAATCAGGATGTGCGTATGGGAACCGAAATGCACGTGGTGCTCTTTTGCCCTCTGGTGGACTTACTTGACATTTCacccaaaatgttttctagtCCACAGCTCAGCTGATCAGCCAACACGTTCTCACTCAGCTGATGTGACAGTGGCATGTCTTCATCAGTCTCTGCAGTGACCTGAAGCTGACATGAAACATTGTGACTCTGATTGTTCAGTGTGATGTCATACAAACCTATCATCTTACGTTATCTCCTGCATAAGAAAGCACACTTTATCCAGCTGAAAGTGTGTCAGTCTTGAGAGACCAGAAAGTCACACACACAAGGTAATGtggtaatgttttttattattattttagaaaaatagtttttatatatatataaaacaaataagttaTGAATTCCAGCAGCTGCTTTAAGTTTCCTTTGTAATGACATTTCTCCGCATCAACATTCTCTGTCGCCATCATtctcacatgcacacacacacacatagacacacacacacacacgtgttcTTACTTGACACAGGTCAGTTATCACAGTCCTTCAGTTGTTATGCATTGTTACCAGTCCATATCTGCTTCACCAACCACACAATACAAGTTCAGagcatctctttttttttttttttttgtctggattCATCCTTGCTCTGTGACCTACTTTCCGTAGAACATCTCCATGAGAACCTCCTCGATGTTCACCGCCCCGATTACGGGTCTGAAGAAGAGCTGTGCCACCACCAGCGGGCTGATGGCCCGCAGCATGGACAGGGCGATGAGCAGCTTGGCAAAGCGCATCGAGTCGTCGCGGTGGATCATCCGGACGTGCTCGTTGAGAGCCTGGTGCGCCTCCCGGCGCAGCGCCTGGATGTAGTGGAGGCAGCGCAGACCTTCCAGATctgagagaagaagagagaaaagtttagttttcaaACGCAGACCACTCCGGGTTAATCTCATCAGTGTTTCGATCGACCGAATCAGCTTTCTTATACTATTACAGTCggttttgcagattttattcCATGCAAACTGATTAAAAGCTCCGATTTACCTGGATTAAAGAGCACAGCTCCCTTGAGATACGCGTACTCCTTCGTGCTGATATCCACGCTCCAGCACTTCTTCAGGAAGGCTTTGATCGCCTCGATGTCCACCACGGACACCCCGACTGCCACCCTGGTCTGACCGGCCAGGATCTCGCTCTGCCGGTCCGGCACACCTGTGAGGATGCGCTGCAGCATGCTGGGCTCCACGGTCTCCGTCGTCTCAAAGTCCACCCGATCCTGCGCAAGCCCCAGCACCAGCAGCGGAGCCCAGCCGCTCCGGATCAGCATCAGCTGGTCGTCCTCCGGCAACTCGCGGAAGCAGGGGACGTTTTTCACAAAGCGCAGCGTCTTCACCAGCACCGCCGACGCGGCTTTGCACGTCACCTGCGGGGAGCTCAGCACGCCCCGGCGGCGTGTGGATCCGCAGGAGCATGCCTGCTGCCGGAGCTCCTGCAGCGAGCCCGGCccggaggaggaagaggaagagcaggaggaggaggagcccTTGAGGAGTAGATGCTGCAGGGTTTGATGTTGGGAATGCTGCTGTTGGTGTTGTTGTGGCTCCTCGGTGGTCACAAGGCTATCGCTCTTCAGAATGCTGTAGAGAATGCTGCTGTTGTTTCGGGCGCTGGCACTCCGACAGCGACAGCCCTCCAGCGTGGCCATGACCGCTGGCCGCTCTACATGGGCCGGAGCTGCCGCTTTGAAGCGCAGGGGGTCAGTGACAGAGGTAGCTGATTCCTTACCCCCTGATAGCCCCGAGTGAAGGGCAGCCTGTTTATATTAGCTCCCGTCTGTCCCCGCACTTTGAGAGATTGTTCAGAATTGCTGCATATTTCCACCTCCACCGGCTTATGCACCtcctctctccccccccccccccccccccctctctctctctctctctctttctctctctctttctctctctctctacagCTTTCACAGATACAGCCTAGTCAGAAATAGGggggcaaaaataaaaaccatttgatttttttgtgaaaaaaaataaaaataattactgtttACAAATTTAATTGCATCTCTCTGCTCAAAGGTAAAGGAAAGGAAAGTTCACGAAACACAAAATGTGACCTCAAAGTTTCGGCCTTTCTGTCACAACTTatctttcattttgaaagaCCAAACGTTGATAAAATTGTTTGAACACTTTTCAATGAAATTGAGGATGAAAGAAAGATTGAGAAAGATAATATGTGTGTGGAGGGAGGGGGGGCGGGGCGGTGTCCATATATTCATATAACGGAGGTAtgaagttttatgatttttaaaattgactCCACCTGACtagtcagaaaatgttttaaaaaatccactCTTTATCCAATCAAACTTATCACGCTGACGTTCTGCCATGTAATAACGCTGTTCAGTGTGGAAGTTGCGACTATAAAGCAAAACCTAAAAAGCTGTGTTACCACAACTGGAACCTTGTTCATgactcatattttttttttttccggacCATATTTTTACCCCGGTGTTTCTACTGTATCATGACTCCGGGTCAAATTATGTCAAAAAGGTTCTTATGGAGAGTACGTATTCTTTAGCTGTACTTATGAGGTTCTGTGATCTCACTAGCTGACAACTCCCAGCATTTTCTCTCATTCATCTTTAATTCCTCCTGTTATCTgttaactttaatttttaaactggaGTGACTATGTATCTGCTATGCTTACGTGCATAGTAAATATGCATTCCTTCGCAAATATAGCATTTATTTTCAATCACTTGTGCCGACTATCgtagtgttttaaataaataaaattgaaataagtTCATAAAATCAGCTAGtggaaataataatataatCAATTGGATTAGGTCTAGAGTTCATTTTCAGAACCAGAGGGTGAGGAAGTAATGCCCTCATTAAAGCCATTTCAGTGTTTATGTCCTGAAGCGTAAATAACAGTGTCCATGATTGTGCAACGAAAGACAACAAAAGATTGTAAGTTtgcaagaaacagaaacactgctgctgctgttcttatgtttttttggttAATGCTTCGTTGGGTTGCATCTTAGAGGCTTTACCTGTTATACATTTTGTAAATGATTGCAAGCATCCTCTGACTTAGAAGGGATATTAATTGAGTTTCAAATCGCTTCCAGTGTGACATGATCAAAAGTTATAGGAACATTGCTGTAAAAGTTGAAATCTTATTACAGTTGCAGTTGTTTATCCATAAGTTGaaacatgtatttaatttgACCGAAAttggttatgtttatttgtatagagAGAATACTCCATccgaaaaaaaacttttcaatagTTGATCaatattataaatgtattattactATCAATTAGCTTaaagtcaaaaatgtaattttgacaaCTGGAACTTCTTTCCTTTCTCACTGACATAAAATCcaatttccaaaatgtttggtGTGACTTTGCtcatctttatatatatatatatatatatatatatatatatatatatatatataaattactttttctctttcaggtttagtcattaattatttgtattttatggagCGTGTGCATGAAGCTATAACAACCCTTCttacatttcattgttgtttatCATCGTAATACAAATGTATGCACGCATTTATGAGAATCATCTGCAGAGGTAAATATGTCCACCTGGTTTCTAAACTTGTTAAGCGTCACTGTTGTCATTCTTTCTGTGTGGTTACTAGTTGGCATGGTTGGTAGGGAAAGCGGTTCTAACTTTGAGAGGAAAGGTTCAGACAACAGCAAACATGGCAacgatggaaaaaaaatatttttcttaatattctCAGAAAGAATAAACATGAAGACTAGAGCAGGCACCGCAGTATATTTACTAGTCTCTGTTGCAATTAAACACAGATACAGATTCCTGTAGTtgtcttcatcttcttctttgaTTGTACTTGTACTGGGACGCGAGGTTTACTGCGCCACAGCGCCCCTCTCAATTGCTAGCGGTACTGCTCTGTTTGCTACGTTTGGATATGCACTTGCaagcaaaaatatgtctttatatTTAACTTTGAGTATAAATAGGCctttaacatcttttcacacaATTCATGCCCAGGATAAAAGGGAAAGTTCTGGGATACGGAAGAGCTCGACTTCAGCTGGTCCTGATGCTGCCTGGCACTGGACCTCAGTTTGTTGGTTCCTTAGGGACAGTTTGACCAGCTTTGTCAAACTGGTGAAGGACGAACTGAACTGGAGCTGACTTCAGCAGACAAGAAGGTTGAACAGAGTACAGCAAACTTGCTCCGTTCTTTCTTTTTGAGCTTTCAACATCTGTCTCTCTGAGACAAAAATCTACCTTTTCTATTTACATGGGGACACTCCTTAGCCAGGCTAATTGTGCTTCTcagtgctgtaaaatgtttagCTTCATAAAGGTAgatctacaaaaaaataagttgaaCAACTAATTAGAATTTATACTGAAAAATCAATATAGCATTTCATAATcttcacagaaataaaaaagctgatCAAAATTGTCTACTGCTCTCAATTTGGTTCATCTCTGTGCAGTCCTGTTTATCAGACTggaaccaataaaaaaaaaaaaaaaaacatagaccATGGTTGGATATGAAGGAATAATTATTTAAGGGACAATTTATATGATTTTCTATAAGAAAGAAGTAGGAAGAGCTGAGCTGTGAAGGCCAGCCCCCATCCTTGACTCGGACACGGTGATATTGATTTAACCGTGAAAACTGGCGCTTGTGAATTATGATGTCATGACTCAGTGCTCCGCTTGCCTCTGTCACCgaaggaggatgaagaggagcgGGGTTGGAGGAAGGAGGAAGGAGACGCAGGAAGACAAGTTAGGGTGAAGCAGataaatttaagttttatcTTAATTGCTCCTAAGAGGGATTACAGGtctgagaggaggaggaagaggtgaaTCCAGAGGGtttgtggaggagtttaagAAGCAGGCACCAACAGCGAAAGTATCTGGAAGCAAATGCTAAAGTTTGGAACAGATGTCCTGTCTTGCTGTGTTGAGCGGGCCACGTCAGACTCATCCTCGTACTGTCACGTAAGACTCTCCATAGAAGGTTTTCTTTGCCATTGAGCACATTTCTACTTTCATGAAAGAGCATTAAGTACAACTTCAGTGTCTCTTGCTCTGTTGCTTTGAAGGACACAGTTATGAATACAGACAAGATGAAAAACTTTTGCTGTAGCACTGCAACATTGTTCAGAGGCCAAATGTCTTTG
This genomic window contains:
- the nr0b1 gene encoding nuclear receptor subfamily 0 group B member 1 translates to MATLEGCRCRSASARNNSSILYSILKSDSLVTTEEPQQHQQQHSQHQTLQHLLLKGSSSSCSSSSSSGPGSLQELRQQACSCGSTRRRGVLSSPQVTCKAASAVLVKTLRFVKNVPCFRELPEDDQLMLIRSGWAPLLVLGLAQDRVDFETTETVEPSMLQRILTGVPDRQSEILAGQTRVAVGVSVVDIEAIKAFLKKCWSVDISTKEYAYLKGAVLFNPDLEGLRCLHYIQALRREAHQALNEHVRMIHRDDSMRFAKLLIALSMLRAISPLVVAQLFFRPVIGAVNIEEVLMEMFYGK